Within the Acidimicrobiales bacterium genome, the region GGATGCCGTATCTCACGGCGCACAGTGGGTTGCCGGGGCCACGCGGCAACCTCGAGCTGGTGGCCGCCTGCGGCGAGGAAGCCGACGCCATCCGGGCGACCGAGCTCATCGCGACGGGCGACGAGTTCGCCACCGTGTGTGGCCTCGTGGCCCTCGGCCGCCACGTCGGTGCCGGAGAACTTCGACACGTGCGCGTGCTGCACGAGTCCGCCTCCGACGAGCGGTGGCGCGTGCGCGAGGGTGTCGCCATGGCGCTGCAACGCGCCGGCGACGACGATCTCGAGCGCGCCTTTTCGATCGCGGAGACGTGGGCCGGAGATGCTGATCCGCTCGTTCGTCGCGCCGCCGTTGCGGCCGTGTGCGAACCGCGCCTGCTACGTCGCCGCGCCTACGCGCGCCGCGCGCTGAGGTTGCTGCGCCGCGTCACGACGGACCTGGCGCGCTCGCCGTCGACCACCCGCAAGAGCGCCGCGACCCGAACGCTGCGCCAAGCATTGGGATACGGCTGGAGCGTTGCCGTCGCGGCGTCGCCCGACGACGGGCTGGCGGCGTTCGACAAGCTGGCGCAGAGCGAAGACGCCGATGTCGCGTGGATCGTGCGCGAGAACCGGAAGAAGGCGCGGCTGGCGCGACTGCTCGGCGGGTGAGCAACGGCCGATTGCGTGCTGGTGCGGGGTTTAGCGCGTCAGCAACATGACGCCCGACGGGGTGCCACCGCCGCTGGTGACCACGGCGACTTCGGCCCCACTGACCTGGCGTTCTCCGGCGTCGTGGCGGAGCTGGGCAACGGCTTCGTAGATCAGGCCGAAGCCGTGGGTGCGGCCCTCGGAGAGCTGGCCGCCGTGGGGGTTGACGGGCACGTCGCCGTCGAGGGCGATGCGCCGGCCGCCGTCGAGCCAGTCCTGCGCGCCGCCGAGTTCGCAGAAGCCGAGCGCCTCGATCCACGTCACGGCGTTGAACGTGAAGCCGTCGTAGATGAGCGCGAGGTCGACGTCGGCGGGCGTGAGCGACGCCCGTGACCACAAGTGGGCGCACTGGCCGATGACCTGCGGCTCGTGGGTGACCGTGTCCTGCTCCCACGAAACGCGCTCGAGGATCTGCGATCCGATGGCGTCGACGCGGATCGGTTGCGACGCGAGGTCAGCGACGGTGTCGGTCGCCGACACTACGACGGCGACGGACCCGTCCATCGGGACGTCGCAGTCGAACAACCCGAACGGTGTCGTGATCATGCGGGCGTTGAAGTAGTCGTCGGGCGTCATCGGGTCGCGGTAGACGGCGTGCGGATTGCGGCCGGCGTTCGTACGGCCGTTGATGGCGATCCACGACAGCAACTCGCGCGTCGCGCCGTAGCGGTGCATGTACTGCGACGCGTTCATCGCCAGCCAGTTCGCCGCCGAGGTCGCGCCGAACGGGGCGCGCCACTCGCCGTTGATGCCCGAGACGCGGCCACCGCCGACGCCACTGGCGCGGACCTGCCCGAGCGCGGCGTTCGTGGCTTCCCAGACGGTGCGGAAGCACAGCACGTGCCGGCACAGCCCGGCGTTGATCGCCAGCATCGCCGCCATGAGCGAACCGGCGGGCCCGGGAATCTCGCCGCCACCGTTGAACCACGTCGGCCGGATGCGCAGCGCGTCCTCGACCGCGGTGATGCCGCCTTCGCTCATGCCCATACCGGCCGCCCCCGGGTAGGTCGAGAGCCCGTCGATGTCGTCGACTGTCAGGCCGGCGTCGGCGATCGCCGCGAGGCACGCGTCCATCGTCAGCGACA harbors:
- a CDS encoding OB-fold domain-containing protein, whose product is MRPLPELNFSNRGFWTSGEDGVLRIDSCGACGALVHPPAPICQVCRSRNRTQTAVSGNATVIGCTVNHQQWLPAFPPPYVIANVALDEDPSVRLTTNIVDCTPEDVHIGMRVAVKLEQHEDVWLPLFVPTGEPDGENPVPAPTRRTPRAPLTTERFEHNSVISGIGRSRYGRRLMVNPLSLTMDACLAAIADAGLTVDDIDGLSTYPGAAGMGMSEGGITAVEDALRIRPTWFNGGGEIPGPAGSLMAAMLAINAGLCRHVLCFRTVWEATNAALGQVRASGVGGGRVSGINGEWRAPFGATSAANWLAMNASQYMHRYGATRELLSWIAINGRTNAGRNPHAVYRDPMTPDDYFNARMITTPFGLFDCDVPMDGSVAVVVSATDTVADLASQPIRVDAIGSQILERVSWEQDTVTHEPQVIGQCAHLWSRASLTPADVDLALIYDGFTFNAVTWIEALGFCELGGAQDWLDGGRRIALDGDVPVNPHGGQLSEGRTHGFGLIYEAVAQLRHDAGERQVSGAEVAVVTSGGGTPSGVMLLTR
- a CDS encoding DNA alkylation repair protein, yielding MTKVSEHRAALAGLSDWMPYLTAHSGLPGPRGNLELVAACGEEADAIRATELIATGDEFATVCGLVALGRHVGAGELRHVRVLHESASDERWRVREGVAMALQRAGDDDLERAFSIAETWAGDADPLVRRAAVAAVCEPRLLRRRAYARRALRLLRRVTTDLARSPSTTRKSAATRTLRQALGYGWSVAVAASPDDGLAAFDKLAQSEDADVAWIVRENRKKARLARLLGG